A single Argentina anserina chromosome 7, drPotAnse1.1, whole genome shotgun sequence DNA region contains:
- the LOC126803350 gene encoding pectinesterase 2, whose product MAARLFLTLSFVLYLSPFVIGYSVNDIKTWCSQTPHPKPCEDLLSHNKNQIPIKQKSQFFQISTQLALDRAMHAYTNFLSLSSKFANPRAKAAWDDCLVLYDHTIRRLNKTINPSTKCTQEDTQTWLSTALTNLETCREGFSELGVSDLFIPVMSNNVSNLIRNTLSINKVPYNPQPAYKDGFPTWVNAGNRKLLQSTSPKANLLVAKDGSGNYKTVNEAISAASKRSGTARYVIYVKAGTYKENVKIKSKNIMLMGDGIGKTIITGSKSVGGGSTTFNSATVAVTGDGFIARDITFQNTAGVSSNQAVALRSGSDLSVFYKCSFEGYQDTLYVHSDRQFYRECNIYGTVDFIFGNAAVVIQNCNIYVHNHKTNTVTAQGRTDPNQNTGISIHNSKVTAASDLDKSSTKTYLGRPWKEYSRTVFMKTYLDSLINSAGWLEWSGTFALKTLYYGEYMNTGPGSSTSGRVKWEGYHVITSSSEASKFTVGSFIAGSSWLPDTNVPFTAGL is encoded by the exons ATGGCCGCTCGGTTATTCTTAACACTTTCCTTCGTTCTTTATCTTTCTCCATTCGTGATTGGTTACTCTGTCAATGATATCAAAACATGGTGCAGCCAAACCCCACATCCAAAACCATGCGAGGATCTTCTGAGCcataacaaaaatcaaatccccATTAAACAAAAATCCCAGTTCTTCCAGATATCTACCCAGCTAGCCCTAGACCGAGCCATGCATGCTTATACCAACTTTCTTTCGCTCAGCTCAAAGTTCGCAAATCCACGTGCAAAAGCTGCATGGGACGATTGTCTTGTGCTCTATGACCACACAATCCGCAGGCTCAATAAAACCATAAACCCTAGCACCAAGTGCACCCAGGAGGATACTCAGACTTGGCTCAGCACGGCTCTCACAAACCTTGAGACATGCCGTGAAGGGTTTTCCGAGCTCGGGGTGTCGGATTTATTTATCCCCGTGATGTCGAATAACGTTTCTAACTTGATCAGAAACACTCTTTCCATCAACAAAGTACCTTACAACCCTCAACCGGCGTACAAAGACGGATTTCCGACTTGGGTTAACGCAGGTAACCGGAAGCTCTTGCAGTCAACTTCTCCGAAAGCGAATCTTTTGGTGGCTAAAGACGGGTCAGGGAATTACAAGACGGTGAACGAGGCAATTTCTGCCGCGTCTAAACGATCAGGCACCGCAAGGTATGTGATATACGTTAAGGCAGGAACATACAAGGAGAACGTTAAGATAAAGTCCAAGAATATTATGTTGATGGGAGACGGCATAGGGAAGACTATTATTACAGGAAGCAAAAGTGTTGGAGGAGGTTCTACAACCTTCAATTCTGCTACCGTCG CTGTAACTGGAGACGGGTTTATTGCTCGTGACATTACATTCCAGAACACTGCCGGTGTATCAAGCAATCAAGCTGTGGCACTTCGGTCCGGTTCAGATCTTTCAGTGTTCTACAAGTGCAGCTTTGAGGGGTACCAAGACACCCTGTATGTCCACTCCGACAGGCAATTCTACAGAGAGTGTAATATTTACGGAACCGTGGACTTCATTTTTGGCAATGCAGCCGTGGTTATACAAAATTGTAACATTTATGTACACAACCACAAAACCAACACCGTTACTGCTCAAGGTCGGACCGATCCTAACCAGAACACTGGGATTTCCATTCACAACTCTAAGGTTACGGCTGCTTCGGATTTAGACAAAAGTTCAACCAAAACGTACCTAGGAAGACCATGGAAGGAGTATTCTCGAACAGTTTTTATGAAGACGTACCTTGACAGCTTGATTAACTCAGCTGGTTGGTTGGAATGGAGTGGTACTTTTGCCCTAAAAACTCTGTACTATGGTGAGTATATGAATACGGGCCCTGGCTCATCCACTTCAGGCAGGGTTAAGTGGGAAGGTTACCATGTCATAACAAGTTCTTCGGAGGCTTCCAAGTTCACTGTGGGTAGCTTCATTGCTGGGAGTTCGTGGTTGCCAGACACCAACGTGCCTTTTACCGCTGGTTTATAG